A single window of Channa argus isolate prfri chromosome 10, Channa argus male v1.0, whole genome shotgun sequence DNA harbors:
- the cops6 gene encoding COP9 signalosome complex subunit 6 has protein sequence MATSNGGGMEVDGAASPSVMASGVTGSVSVALHPLVILNISDHWTRIRSQEGRPMQVIGALIGKQEGRNIEVMNSFELLSHTIDDQVHIDKEYYYTKEEQFKQVFKDMEFLGWYTTGGPPDQSDIHIHKQVCEIIESPLFLKLNSMTKHTDLPVSVYESVIDIISGEATMLFAELTYTLATEEAERIGVDHVARMTATGTGENSTVAEHLIAQHSAIKMLHSRVKIILEYVKAVEAGEVPFNHEILREANALCHRLPVLSTTKFKTDFYDQCNDVGLMAYLGSITKTCNSMNQFINKFNVLYDRQGIGRRMRGLFF, from the exons ATGGCGACGAGCAATGGTGGAGGAATGGAAGTGGATGGGGCAG CCAGCCCCAGTGTCATGGCCTCAGGAGTTACAGGGAGCGTTTCAGTGGCCTTACACCCTCTGGTTATCCTCAACATATCCGACCACTGGACACGTATCCGGTCACAGGAAGGACGACCAATGCAGG TGATTGGAGCACTGATTGGGAAGCAGGAAGGTAGAAACATTGAAGTGATGAACTCCTTTGAGCTGCTGTCTCATACAATAGATGACCAAGTGCATATTGACAAGGAGTACTACTACACTAAGGAGGAACAAT TCAAACAGGTTTTCAAAGATATGGAGTTCTTGGGCTGGTACACCACAGGTGGCCCACCAGATCAATCAGATATCCACATTCACAAGCAG GTGTGTGAGATCATTGAGAGCCCTCTCTTCCTCAAGCTCAACTCAATGACCAAACACACTGAT cttccTGTTAGTGTTTATGAATCTGTAATTGACATCATCAGTGGCGAG GCCACCATGTTGTTTGCTGAGCTGACATACACTCTGGCCACAGAGGAAGCCGAGAGGATCGGTGTTGACCATGTAGCTCGAATGACAGCCACTGGTACAGGAGAAAACTCAACAG TTGCTGAACACCTCATAGCCCAGCACAGTGCGATAAAGATGCTCCACAGTCGCGTGAAGATTATTCTAGAGTATGTCAAAGCTGTTGAAGCAG GAGAGGTGCCATTTAATCATGAGATCCTTCGGGAAGCGAACGCTCTGTGCCACAGACTGCCAGTTCTCAGCACCACAAAATTCAAAACGGACTTCTATGAT CAATGTAATGATGTGGGCCTCATGGCCTACTTAGGCAGCATCACCAAGACCTGCAACAGTATGAACCAATTCATCAACAAGTTCAACGTCCTGTATGACAGACAGGGCATCGGCCGGAGGATGAGAGGTCTCTTCTTTTGA
- the and3 gene encoding actinodin3 has translation MISTPWLMGAVCYLILLPGLLEAKSLLNDIKQEAMVPVSDVSIGSEKANGFLTRSRSKRNVDPRWYRGNPDFQSYYRYYSSIGHTEGLYEIDKLRMLYQQMRHLEQAYGPNASYFQSKLGVPMIMCDPTTDKRCKTAAPPPPPMKGVPKPTEPQATPPPLPPAPSISQADVLYLCNSKDPLCKPHIVYMPTGAVPVLCDPRYHPHCTPQKAPQAPVAAAPQPPPPPPKKAAPPPSVFVKKSPPAPIRTFKGMEYDCDPYWDPDCLIEHPPRPIKGKIVVRPPPPVEEDEEEEKEEDHVEEPAPPAPIEKKLTFYPYSYQYPMPYNPMDDLYDPVRFKYPQPAHSADEPAGDSE, from the exons ATGATTTCTACACCATGGTTGATGGGAGCAGTGTGCTATCTGATATTGCTTCCAG gtCTGCTGGAGGCCAAATCCCTGCTTAATGACATCAAGCAGGAAG CGATGGTCCCTGTTAGTGATGTTAGCATCGGCTCAGAGAAGGCAAATGGTTTCCTGACTCGCTCCAGATCGAAGCGTAACGTGGACCCCAGATGGTACAGAGGGAACCCAGACTTCCAGTCTTACTACAGATACTACAGCAGCATTGGACACACCGAGGGG CTCTACGAGATCGACAAGCTGCGGATGCTCTACCAGCAGATGAGGCACCTGGAACAAGCCTATGGCCCCAATGCTTCATATTTTCAGAGTAAACTGGGAGTTCCCATGATCATGTGTGACCCAACTACAGACAAGAGGTGTAAAACTGCcgctcctcctccacctccaatGAAAGGGGTTCCAAAGCCCACAGAGCCCCAGGCAacaccacctcctcttcctcctgctccaTCCATTTCCCAGGCTGATGTTCTTTACTTGTGCAACAGCAAGGACCCCCTCTGCAAGCCCCACATCGTTTACATGCCCACTGGTGCCGTGCCTGTGCTATGCGACCCCCGCTACCACCCTCATTGCACCCCCCAAAAGGCCCCACAAGCCCCTGTGGCAGCAGCACCAcagcctcctccacctccaccaaaGAAGGCTGCCCCACCTCCATCGGTGTTCGTCAAGAAGTCTCCCCCAGCCCCCATCCGTACCTTTAAGGGCATGGAGTATGACTGTGACCCCTACTGGGACCCCGACTGCCTGATTGAGCACCCACCCAGGCCCATCAAGGGAAAGATTGTTGTCCGGCCACCGCCTCCagtggaggaggatgaggaggaggagaaggaggaggatcACGTGGAGGAACCAGCACCTCCTGCACCCATTGAAAAGAAATTAACCTTCTACCCTTATTCTTACCAATACCCAATGCCCTATAATCCCATGGATGATCTGTACGACCCAGTTCGCTTCAAGTACCCTCAGCCTGCGCATTCTGCTGACGAGCCTGCAGGGGACAGTGAGTAA